In Syntrophomonadaceae bacterium, the DNA window TTTTGCCCCGGACTTCAGTTCCCGGGTTATTTCGGGTTTGATTAATTCCCGGTGAATAGCATCGGGAATATTGTCTACCCGCTGGGTATTAAATTTTTGTTTCACCGGGACCATTCTAGGGAATACAACATCTTCTGCTCCTTCAATATTTACGGTAAATTCCTTAATCACTTCCGCTAGCCCCCTTTTTTGTTACGATTTACTTTCGGACATCAACCATAAATCTCAAGCAGCTCATTGTCAGGTCCGCGGAACATGGCCCGGTGCCCGGTCCCTTCCCCGTAGCGTACCGGTACTTCCACCGGCTCAACCACAACAGGCAGACCTGCTTCCTTCATGCGCTGGTAATCGGCCAGGAAACTATCGGTTTTGAAGCAGATATGGATACCTTCCACCGGCATTGCCTCCGGAATATGCATTAATTCAATCTCCGATTCTCCGCCTTCCAGGCGTAAAAACACTATTTTTTTCACGTAAGAGTTCAGCATTTCTCTTTCCAATACTTTTTTAAAGCCAAAGTTATCCTGATAGAACTTCACGGAAATGTCCAGGTTCTTTACCATTACGGCCACATGGTCAATGCGTTTGATCATCTTAGTTTCCTCCATGTTAAATCTATTTAAACTCTCATGGCATCTTTTTCTTTAAATAAAGCTAAATTCCTGCCCAAACCGGCATTGAAATCATAAATAAGAACAAGCTTTTACTCCAGGTTTTTGTCCCAAAAAAGCCTCCAGGCGGTCGAGGCCCTCCTTGATGTTTTCCAAAGAATTAGCGTAGGAAAAACGAATATAACCCTCACAATTGCGCCCGAAATCGATACCGGGAGTTACGGCTACTTTAGCCCGCTCCAGAATTTCAAAGGCAAAGGAATAAGAATCCATGGTATAACCTTTAACATTTGCCAGAGCATAGAAGGCTCCCGTAGGTTCAACCCGGGTGGCAATCCCCAGGGTGTTGAGCCGGGATAAGAGGTAGCGCCGGCGCTCATTATAAACCGCCTTCATTTTAGCAGCGTGGTCATCACAATCTCTTAAGGCGGCAATCCCACCGGCCTGAACAAAAGACCCCGCGCAAATAAACAGGTTCTGTTGAATTTTCTGCATCGGCCGGATAAACTCCTGGGGCGCAATCACATAGCCAAGCCGCCAGCCGGTCATGGCATAAAGCTTGGAGAAGCCGTTTATTACAAAAGCTTGATCCGTATATTCCAAGATGGTGTGCTCTTCTCCTTCGTAGGTCAGGCCGTGATAGATCTCATCAGAGACAATATAAGGACCAAGGGCTGCAATATCTTGCAGTTCTGGCCCCGAAAAAACATTACCAGTCGGGTTGGCGGGAGAGTTAATTAATATCCCCTTTGTGAGCGGGGATATTTTTGCCTGGATGTTCTCGATACGGTATTTAAACCCGTCCTGTTCACTGACTGGTATAAACACAGGCTGCCCGTCAACATACCGGATAAAGTTAGGATAGCAGGCATAATGGGGATCTGACAAAATAATTTCCTCTCCCCTGTTCAACAAGGCTGAAAAAATTAAGAGCATGGCCGGAGAGGTCCCGGAGGTTACAATTATGCGGTCAGGGGATACTTCCACCCCGTATTTGCGGCAGTAATACCTGGAAATTTCCTCCCGCAATTCTAGCTTGCCAAGACTGTGGGTATAGTGGGTATCCCCCTCCCGCATGGCTTTTACCGCAGCTTCCACAATTGGCTGGGGGGTGTCCTGGTCAGGTTCCCCCACCTCCAGATGAATAATATGTTCTCCCTTAGCTTCCATTTGTTTAGCTTTTTCCAAAACGTCCATGACGATAAAAGGAGGTATTTCCCGGGCTTTTGTTGCTACCTTGCAGTTGTCAGCAGACAAAACAATCACCACTTTCATAAGAAATGTCCCCAATTGAGAGCTTAGCCCTATCAGAAATTGGGCAATTCAGGGATGCTGTCCATAATCTCGCGCATTGTAAAAAAGACGCAGCTAAGTTGCTGTGAATGAACAGGTTGGTTTTCCTGGTAGACCTCAAACAGCTGATACTGCTGATCCGTCAACAGGTATTGCTCAAGCAGCTCATTATTGATATCTACGATCCAGTATTCCGGAATACAGTACTTGGCATAGGCATGCAATTTTTGCTGCCGGTCGCGTTTGGCCGAGAAGGGTGACAGGACTTCTACGATCAGGTCAGGCGCTCCTTCAACACCTCTTTTCGTGATCAGAGACAGCCTGTCACGGCGAATCATGATCAGATCCGGCTGGCGCACCTCCGTTTCCGAAAGGATCAGATCAATGGGCGCCAATAAAACTATAAAATCCTTGGCACAGTTTTGCAGCAGGTGGTGCTCGATTTGCTGCAAGACCAGCTGGTGCACCGCGTTTGGACCCGGTGACATAACTTCCAGCCGCCCGTCGTTTATTTCATAGCGCACGCCATCGTCCGGCAGATTTGCGTAATCCTCGTATGTTACGGGTTGTTCTCTGATCAGGCAAGCTGACTTCGCAGCTTTATCCTGTCCCATCCAGAATATCCCCCTTATCAGACTTATTTCATCCTATATTATACCAAACAGCCTTTTACCGTTCAATCAGCGGGGCGGTCCTGCCTAACATTTTCGAATAATGCCGGGCTACAAAGCAAGCAGGAAAAAGAGCAGCGGAAAAAGAACAGTACACTGGTACACCAGCAAAGTGAAGAAACAGCTTCGAGTGGAGATGGCATAATTGGAAGATCTATTATTGTTGTTTTCAGCGGGTATTCTCGGCTGGTTATTGTTTTCATTGCTGAATATTTCTGCGGCAGCCATGTTGGGCCCTATTGCAGCAGTAGCAGCTATGAATTTAGCAGGTTTTTCCCTCCCAAAAGCGCCGGAATTTCTCAGCCCAGTGCTGCAGATTGTTATAGGCCTCTACCTGGGAGGCAAGGTTAAGCAGGAAGAAATTGCAGGAATTAAATCTCTCCTGAGACCGGCCCTCCTGATGCTTTTGTGGGCACTGTCCATCACTTTCGGCCTCGGTTATTTGCTTACCCGAATGACAGACATGTCTTTCCTCACTGCCGTTTTGGGGAGCAGTCCGGGTGGAGCTGCGGAAGTGGGAATAATTGCTGTCGCCACAGGAGCCGATGTTGCTACTGTAACTATATTGCAGGTGATCAGATTATTTGCTACTCTTATTTTTTTCCCTTTATTTCTGCCGCGTGGGGGCAAGAAGATTAAGTTTAAAAAATATAATCCACTGCACTCCAAATCTTATCTCGAAAAAAACTGGCAAGAGATCAGATCAATAGCTTTTGGCCGCTTGCTGCTAACCCTTAGTATCACCACTGCAGGGGCCTATCTTTTCTATAAGATGCATTTCCCCGCCGGCTGGATGTTCGGAGCGATGGCCACAGTGATCGCCCTTTCCTGCAAAGGTTATCCCATCCAGCTGCCCCCGAAATTTCTGTTAAATATATCTCTGGCAGGCCTAGGACTTCTTTTAGGGCAATCCTTCAGCAGGGACCTTTTTTTAGGTTTAGGGTCCCTGCTTCCCGCAATTATTGTCAACACCCTTATTCTTTTTCTGGCTGCCTGGCTGTTAGCCAAGTACTACCAGCGGATTACCAATTGGGATGCCAGTACCTGTATCTGCTCAACCGCTCCGGGAGGTATCAGCGCCATGGTAGCGGTTGCCGAAGCCTATGGCGCCGATTCATTCAAAGTAAGCCTGCTCCATTTAGTACGGCTTTTGGCCATTAAGGCTTCCTTGCCTTTAATTGTGATCATCGCCCGGCTTTTCGACCATTAACTGATGGCATCTGATAGCCGTCTATTTGTTCTTTTGTTCCAACCTTGGTATAAAAAAGAGGAATTTTTTAACACGGGTAGAATGTAATAAGCGTTATGAACACAAAAGCATAACCAAAAGAAGGGGCGAAAGCAGATGAAGGCCCGGTACAGGTTGTGGTTAGAAGGTGACGGCCATGTTTTCGGTGACGGGATGGCAAATATGCTTAAAAGCATAGATGAACTAGGGTCTATTTCCCAGGCTGCGGCGAGTTTAAACATTTCCTACCGCAAGGCCTGGGGCATGATCAAAAAATCAGAAGGCCACTTGGGAATTAGACTCCTCAATACCCAAGCAGGAGGTGAGCACGGCGGCGGAGCTTTTTTAACCCCAGAGGGACAGGACCTGGTCAAAAAATACTTTAATTTCAAAAAGGAGGTGGATCTGGCCATCAGCCATAGCTTTTTAAAGCATTTCAGCCAATAATTTTTTACCTTCGTTATGCATCTTTATACATAACGGCAGGTATTTTTTTGTACTGAAAAAAGACTTTTCCTCAAAAATATTTTTAAGGAGGAAGCCTAGCATGTGGAAAAAATTCCTTTTGCCAATCTTGTTAGCCTTTACACTTACAAGCATGATCGCAACAGGCTGCACCCCCCAGGCTGCTACGCCAGAACCGGCTAAAACACAACCGGTAATAAAAGAAATCATCCTGGCTACAACGACCAGCACCCAAGACAGCGGCTTGTTAGATACGTTAATTCCCACGTTTGAGGCCAAAACTGGCTACATAGTAAAGACGGTGGCCGTTGGATCCGGTGCGGCACTAGCCTTAGGCGAAAGAGGCGAGGCTGACGTGCTCCTGGTTCACGCCCCCGAGAGAGAGAAGCGTTTGCTGGCGTCTGGCAATGCTATCACTCGTCAGCTGATCATGTACAACGATTTTGTCATCGTTGGCCCTGCCAGCGATCCTGCTGGAATTAAAGGCTTAAAGGCAGCAGAAGCTCTTGCGAAAATTGCAGGCAAAGAAAGCCTGTTTATTACCCGTGGTGATAATTCCGGCACCCATATTATGGAAATGTCGCTATGGAGACAAACCGGGATCACTCCCAGCGGCAAATGGTACTTGCAGACCGGCGCCGGCATGGGCCAGACTTTAAGCGTTGCTTCGGAAAAGCAAGGTTATACCCTTACCGACCGGGGCACTTACCTGGCACGGAAAGGACAATTGACCTTGGAGGTATTAGTCGAAGGCGAGGCAGCCCTTTTAAACATTTATCATGTGATGCGGGTAAACCCGGAAAAATTCCGCAAGGTTAATGCCCCCGGAGCTATCGCATTTGCCGATTTTATGCTTTCGCCGGAAGCTCAGCAAACGATTAAAACATTTGGAGTGGATAAGTTTGGCCAGCCCCTCTTCTTTCCTGCTGCCGGCAAGAAGGAAGAAGAACTAGGAAATTAATTTAGACTTGGAATGGAGGATGACCATGATATGAAACGCAAAAAAAATTATTTTTTGATCTCTGGGATCCTGATAATTTTTCTGCTTGCAATGTCCGGGTGCGGCGCTCAGCAAACCGCCCCTGAAAAAACCGCTCCAAAAGCCCCGGTGCAAATAATCATGGCCAGCACCATCGGCCCAATTGATGCCGGTATTGTTGGCGTCTTTGCAGATGAATTTGAAAAGAAAACCGGCATCATCGTAAGGCCCGTCGGGGCAGGAACAGGAGAGGCCATTAGAATTGCCCAAAGCGGCGCTGCAGACCTGGTTATGTTGCATGCGAGGGAACTTGAAGAAAAATTCGTGGCCGATGGCTTCGGCACAAAGCGTTACGACCTGATGTACAATGACTTTATCATCATGGGACCGGCTGCTGACCCGGCCAAAATCAGGGGAGAAAAAAGCGCCGCCGAGGCCTTTAAAAAAATCGCAGAGGCTCAAGCTTTGTTTATCAGCAGGGGAGACAGGTCCGGAACCCATGTCAAGGAAATGGAAATCTGGGCTAAGGCTGGCCTTAAACCCGAAGGGGACTGGTACCGTATCTTTGCCAGAGGAGCTGAGGGGAACACCGTAACCTTAAAACATGTAAACGAACAGAACGCCTATACCATAATTGACAGGGCAACCTACTTGAGGCTAAAGAAAGAGCTGGCAC includes these proteins:
- a CDS encoding VOC family protein, producing the protein MIKRIDHVAVMVKNLDISVKFYQDNFGFKKVLEREMLNSYVKKIVFLRLEGGESEIELMHIPEAMPVEGIHICFKTDSFLADYQRMKEAGLPVVVEPVEVPVRYGEGTGHRAMFRGPDNELLEIYG
- a CDS encoding pyridoxal phosphate-dependent aminotransferase — encoded protein: MEAKGEHIIHLEVGEPDQDTPQPIVEAAVKAMREGDTHYTHSLGKLELREEISRYYCRKYGVEVSPDRIIVTSGTSPAMLLIFSALLNRGEEIILSDPHYACYPNFIRYVDGQPVFIPVSEQDGFKYRIENIQAKISPLTKGILINSPANPTGNVFSGPELQDIAALGPYIVSDEIYHGLTYEGEEHTILEYTDQAFVINGFSKLYAMTGWRLGYVIAPQEFIRPMQKIQQNLFICAGSFVQAGGIAALRDCDDHAAKMKAVYNERRRYLLSRLNTLGIATRVEPTGAFYALANVKGYTMDSYSFAFEILERAKVAVTPGIDFGRNCEGYIRFSYANSLENIKEGLDRLEAFLGQKPGVKACSYL
- a CDS encoding Uma2 family endonuclease, which translates into the protein MGQDKAAKSACLIREQPVTYEDYANLPDDGVRYEINDGRLEVMSPGPNAVHQLVLQQIEHHLLQNCAKDFIVLLAPIDLILSETEVRQPDLIMIRRDRLSLITKRGVEGAPDLIVEVLSPFSAKRDRQQKLHAYAKYCIPEYWIVDINNELLEQYLLTDQQYQLFEVYQENQPVHSQQLSCVFFTMREIMDSIPELPNF
- a CDS encoding AbrB family transcriptional regulator, which produces MEDLLLLFSAGILGWLLFSLLNISAAAMLGPIAAVAAMNLAGFSLPKAPEFLSPVLQIVIGLYLGGKVKQEEIAGIKSLLRPALLMLLWALSITFGLGYLLTRMTDMSFLTAVLGSSPGGAAEVGIIAVATGADVATVTILQVIRLFATLIFFPLFLPRGGKKIKFKKYNPLHSKSYLEKNWQEIRSIAFGRLLLTLSITTAGAYLFYKMHFPAGWMFGAMATVIALSCKGYPIQLPPKFLLNISLAGLGLLLGQSFSRDLFLGLGSLLPAIIVNTLILFLAAWLLAKYYQRITNWDASTCICSTAPGGISAMVAVAEAYGADSFKVSLLHLVRLLAIKASLPLIVIIARLFDH
- a CDS encoding LysR family transcriptional regulator; the encoded protein is MKARYRLWLEGDGHVFGDGMANMLKSIDELGSISQAAASLNISYRKAWGMIKKSEGHLGIRLLNTQAGGEHGGGAFLTPEGQDLVKKYFNFKKEVDLAISHSFLKHFSQ
- a CDS encoding substrate-binding domain-containing protein, whose translation is MWKKFLLPILLAFTLTSMIATGCTPQAATPEPAKTQPVIKEIILATTTSTQDSGLLDTLIPTFEAKTGYIVKTVAVGSGAALALGERGEADVLLVHAPEREKRLLASGNAITRQLIMYNDFVIVGPASDPAGIKGLKAAEALAKIAGKESLFITRGDNSGTHIMEMSLWRQTGITPSGKWYLQTGAGMGQTLSVASEKQGYTLTDRGTYLARKGQLTLEVLVEGEAALLNIYHVMRVNPEKFRKVNAPGAIAFADFMLSPEAQQTIKTFGVDKFGQPLFFPAAGKKEEELGN
- a CDS encoding substrate-binding domain-containing protein; this translates as MSGCGAQQTAPEKTAPKAPVQIIMASTIGPIDAGIVGVFADEFEKKTGIIVRPVGAGTGEAIRIAQSGAADLVMLHARELEEKFVADGFGTKRYDLMYNDFIIMGPAADPAKIRGEKSAAEAFKKIAEAQALFISRGDRSGTHVKEMEIWAKAGLKPEGDWYRIFARGAEGNTVTLKHVNEQNAYTIIDRATYLRLKKELALEVLVESDEILLNFITVIPVNQQKFPAVKNTEAMKFIEWLTSKEGQSIIKNFGVDQFGAPLFFPNSPAGRELK